From the genome of Vicia villosa cultivar HV-30 ecotype Madison, WI linkage group LG2, Vvil1.0, whole genome shotgun sequence, one region includes:
- the LOC131646581 gene encoding lectin 10-like translates to MSLSSTLIKIFITSLFLHYINVKSQSPSQSETVSFSITRFEEQNPDIIYRGDASISDGILRLTKTDQSGKPLPNSVGRATHVTPIHIWDKTSGELADFSTGFSFIVNTDNAPLHGDGFAFFIAPLHFDIPKNSSGGYLGLFNPETAHIPSKNPILAIEFDGFTNDWDPPSSYQSPHIGIDVGAIDSIAYALWPINFVPRNAIGHASINYNSESKRLSVFVAYPGTEWNSTSVSFVVDLRSVLPEWVRVGFSGATGELVETHDIVNWSFESAL, encoded by the coding sequence ATGTCTCTTTCTTCAACACTCATTAAAATCTTCATCACTTCTCTTTTCCTACACTACATCAATGTCAAGTCCCAATCACCTTCACAATCAGAAACCGTTTCTTTCAGCATAACACGCTTCGAAGAACAAAACCCCGACATAATATATCGGGGTGATGCCTCGATCTCCGATGGCATTTTAAGATTAACAAAAACCGACCAATCTGGCAAACCACTCCCAAACAGCGTAGGACGCGCAACACATGTTACACCAATTCACATATGGGATAAAACCAGTGGAGAGCTAGCCGATTTCTCCACTGGTTTCTCCTTTATCGTGAACACAGACAATGCACCACTTCACGGAGATGGATTTGCTTTCTTTATAGCACCACTTCATTTCGACATACCGAAAAATTCAAGTGGTGGCTATCTTGGTCTTTTCAACCCGGAAACCGCGCATATTCCATCTAAAAATCCAATATTAGCTATTGAATTTGATGGTTTTACAAATGACTGGGATCCTCCTTCATCATATCAGTCTCCTCACATAGGTATCGATGTCGGGGCGATTGATTCGATTGCGTATGCGTTGTGGCCTATTAACTTTGTGCCAAGAAATGCTATAGGACATGCTAGTATAAACTATAACTCTGAGTCTAAAAGATTGAGTGTGTTTGTGGCTTATCCTGGGACTGAGTGGAATTCAACTAGTGTTtcttttgttgttgatttgagGAGTGTTCTGCCTGAATGGGTTAGAGTTGGATTCTCAGGTGCTACGGGAGAGTTGGTTGAGACGCATGATATTGTTAATTGGTCTTTTGAATCAGCTTTGTAA